The genome window ACCTGGGCTGGTTCTGGCACTACTGGCTCTGGACCACGGAGTCTGTCGATGGCCGCATCGCGAACGTCGCCACGGCCGGGGCGCGGACAACGGTGACGGTGCGGCAGGATGGCCAAATGCCGTCACCCGTGGTGTTGAAGGTGAAGTTCACGGCGCCCGGTCAGTTGCCGCGGCCTGTAGCGAATGCCACGGTGAAGT of Acidobacteriota bacterium contains these proteins:
- a CDS encoding M1 family peptidase, giving the protein MNNALKQDLGWFWHYWLWTTESVDGRIANVATAGARTTVTVRQDGQMPSPVVLKVKFTAPGQLPRPVANATVK